A region of Gammaproteobacteria bacterium DNA encodes the following proteins:
- the rpoH gene encoding RNA polymerase sigma factor RpoH, whose product MNKTMLLDIVLPPVGSIEAYTQAVARIPILTAEVEHELALRLRNDNDLDAARHLVMSHLRFVVHVARGYSGYGLAQADLIQEGNIGLMKAVKHFDPTMNVRLVSFAVHWVRAEMHEFILRNWRIVRVATTKAQRKLFFNLRSSKTHLGWFSREEVDALAKKLDVSSEVVREMEMRMNGYDASFDPYSETEDADSTNIAPAAYLADVQADPSLVLENSDWESRGTERLRNALTALDKRSQDILQRRWLAEDKATLHDLADKYQVSAERIRQLEKSAMKKLKQALEA is encoded by the coding sequence ATGAACAAAACCATGCTATTGGATATAGTGTTGCCGCCAGTAGGCAGTATCGAGGCCTACACACAAGCGGTGGCACGCATACCTATATTGACTGCGGAAGTTGAGCACGAACTCGCCCTACGCCTGCGCAATGATAATGATCTGGATGCCGCCCGGCATCTGGTCATGTCGCACCTGCGCTTTGTAGTGCATGTCGCGCGCGGCTATAGCGGTTATGGCCTGGCGCAGGCGGACCTCATCCAGGAAGGCAACATCGGCCTGATGAAGGCGGTCAAACATTTTGACCCCACCATGAATGTGCGCCTGGTGTCGTTCGCCGTGCATTGGGTGCGCGCCGAAATGCACGAATTCATTCTGCGCAACTGGCGCATCGTGCGGGTGGCGACCACCAAGGCACAGCGCAAGCTGTTCTTCAATCTGCGCAGCTCCAAGACGCACCTCGGCTGGTTCAGCCGCGAGGAGGTCGATGCTCTCGCCAAGAAATTGGACGTAAGTTCGGAAGTAGTGCGGGAAATGGAAATGCGCATGAACGGCTACGACGCTTCCTTCGACCCCTATAGCGAGACTGAAGATGCCGACTCCACCAACATAGCCCCTGCGGCCTATCTGGCGGACGTGCAGGCGGATCCTTCGCTAGTGCTGGAGAACAGCGATTGGGAGTCGCGTGGAACGGAACGTTTGCGTAACGCCCTCACCGCGCTGGACAAGCGCAGCCAGGACATCCTTCAGCGCCGCTGGCTGGCCGAGGACAAGGCTACCCTGCATGACCTGGCCGACAAATACCAGGTCTCGGCTGAGCGCATCCGCCAACTGGAAAAGAGCGCCATGAAAAAGCTCAAGCAGGCGCTGGAAGCATAA
- a CDS encoding insulinase family protein, giving the protein MPIRFLLFTAVLSLSLMPSAQAENALRETTLDNGLRVIVKEDHRAPVMVSQVWYKVGSSYEHDGITGVSHVLEHMMFKGTTTRPAGEFSRIIAANGGRENAFTGQDYTAYFQQMEKSRLKVSFELEADRMRNLLLQPEEFAKEIKVVMEERRLRTDDEPQSLTQEQFTAAAFVNSPYRHPIIGWMDDLENLHAEDLREWYQKWYAPNNATVVVVGDVKADEVFKLARQYFGPLKSSKITPDKPRKEVEQKGVRRVTVKAPAELPYLLMGYKVPVIKTTKESWEPYALEMLAGVLDGGDSARFAKELVRGSQIAAEAGAGYNMYNRGADVFNFAGTPSQDRSVADLEQAIRGQIKRLQDEPVSAQELARIKAQVIASKVYELDSPFYQAMQIGTLVTVGLDPKLLDEYVDKLSAITPEQIQQVARKYLVDDGLTVAVLDPQPMSDKPAHGAMPAGGGRHGR; this is encoded by the coding sequence ATGCCGATACGCTTCCTGTTATTCACCGCCGTTCTCAGTCTGTCTCTCATGCCATCCGCCCAGGCGGAGAATGCCTTACGTGAAACCACGCTGGACAATGGTTTGCGAGTCATCGTCAAAGAGGATCATCGCGCCCCGGTGATGGTGTCGCAGGTCTGGTACAAGGTGGGCAGCAGCTACGAGCACGACGGCATCACCGGCGTCTCCCACGTGCTGGAGCACATGATGTTCAAGGGTACTACCACACGTCCGGCGGGGGAGTTTTCGCGCATCATCGCCGCCAACGGCGGGCGTGAGAACGCCTTTACCGGCCAGGACTACACCGCCTATTTCCAGCAAATGGAGAAAAGCCGCCTCAAGGTGAGCTTTGAGCTGGAGGCGGATCGCATGCGCAATCTGCTGCTGCAACCAGAGGAATTCGCCAAAGAGATCAAGGTGGTGATGGAGGAGCGCCGTCTGCGCACCGACGATGAGCCACAGTCTCTGACCCAGGAGCAGTTCACCGCCGCCGCCTTTGTCAACAGCCCCTATCGTCATCCCATTATTGGCTGGATGGATGACCTGGAAAATCTGCATGCTGAAGATCTGCGTGAGTGGTACCAGAAATGGTATGCCCCGAACAACGCCACGGTCGTGGTGGTGGGCGATGTGAAGGCCGACGAGGTATTCAAGCTGGCCAGGCAGTATTTCGGCCCGCTCAAATCCAGCAAGATCACCCCCGACAAGCCGCGCAAGGAAGTAGAACAAAAGGGCGTGCGCCGCGTCACCGTCAAGGCCCCGGCGGAGCTGCCTTATTTGCTGATGGGCTACAAGGTGCCGGTCATCAAGACCACCAAGGAAAGCTGGGAGCCGTATGCGCTGGAGATGCTGGCCGGTGTGCTGGATGGCGGTGACAGCGCGCGCTTCGCCAAAGAGTTGGTGCGCGGATCACAAATCGCCGCCGAAGCGGGTGCGGGCTACAATATGTATAACCGCGGCGCGGATGTATTCAACTTCGCCGGCACGCCGTCCCAGGATCGCAGCGTAGCGGATCTGGAGCAGGCGATCCGCGGTCAGATCAAGCGTCTCCAGGACGAGCCGGTGAGCGCGCAGGAGCTTGCCCGCATCAAGGCGCAGGTTATCGCCAGCAAGGTCTACGAACTGGACTCGCCGTTTTACCAGGCCATGCAGATCGGCACACTGGTCACAGTGGGGCTGGACCCCAAGCTGCTCGATGAGTATGTCGACAAGCTCAGCGCCATCACCCCTGAACAGATCCAGCAGGTGGCGCGCAAATATCTTGTCGACGACGGCCTCACCGTGGCGGTGCTCGATCCGCAGCCGATGAGCGATAAACCGGCGCATGGCGCAATGCCTGCCGGAGGAGGTCGCCATGGTCGTTAA
- the ftsX gene encoding permease-like cell division protein FtsX, translating to MRIKNYFLNHLYAFFYSLGQISRAPLSSVMTMVVIGITLAFPAGLYAVLKNAQQLSAGWDDVAQISVFLKKEVGDQAMADLAKRLHDRPDIAMITPVPAAQALEEFRKLSGFDDTLRALEENPLPSVLVIQPAAGYADPVAVEHLQASLRKLPEADFVQLDIQWVQRLHAVLEIAKRGVEILAVLLGLAVLLIVGNTIRLGVQSNRDEIAITKLIGATDGFVRRPFLYAGVWYGLLGGIIAWGLVSLALLLLDEPVRKVSALYDSAFALGMLDVWTTLLLLTSGTLLGLLGSWLAVGKHLRAVEPD from the coding sequence ATGCGTATAAAAAACTATTTCCTAAACCACCTCTACGCCTTCTTTTACAGCCTGGGCCAGATCAGTCGCGCGCCGCTGTCCAGCGTCATGACTATGGTGGTGATCGGCATCACCTTGGCCTTCCCCGCCGGTCTGTATGCTGTGCTGAAAAATGCCCAGCAACTCAGCGCGGGTTGGGATGATGTAGCGCAAATCTCGGTGTTTCTCAAAAAAGAAGTGGGCGACCAGGCCATGGCCGATCTGGCAAAGCGTTTGCATGACCGACCGGATATCGCCATGATTACGCCTGTCCCGGCGGCCCAGGCGCTGGAGGAATTCAGAAAACTTTCCGGTTTTGACGACACCCTGCGCGCCCTGGAGGAAAATCCCCTACCTTCCGTACTGGTAATCCAGCCGGCTGCGGGGTATGCTGACCCGGTGGCCGTCGAACATTTACAGGCGTCGCTGCGAAAACTTCCGGAAGCGGATTTTGTCCAACTCGATATCCAGTGGGTACAGCGCCTGCACGCGGTGCTTGAAATCGCCAAACGCGGCGTGGAGATCCTCGCCGTATTACTGGGGCTGGCAGTGCTGCTGATTGTGGGGAATACCATCCGTTTGGGAGTCCAGAGCAACCGTGATGAAATCGCGATTACCAAACTGATCGGCGCCACCGATGGCTTCGTGCGCCGCCCCTTTTTATATGCCGGGGTCTGGTACGGATTGCTGGGCGGCATCATCGCCTGGGGGCTGGTCAGTCTCGCACTGCTGCTGCTGGATGAGCCGGTGAGGAAGGTGTCGGCCTTGTATGACAGCGCCTTCGCCTTGGGTATGCTGGATGTCTGGACCACCCTGTTGCTGCTAACCTCGGGCACACTGCTCGGCCTGCTTGGATCGTGGTTGGCGGTGGGCAAGCATTTGCGGGCGGTTGAACCTGATTGA
- the ftsE gene encoding cell division ATP-binding protein FtsE, with protein MIQFTNVTKRYPGGHQALNNVSFELKSGEMAFLTGHSGAGKSTLLKLITCIERPTTGQVMVNGKNLGKLGRRHVPAIRRQIGMIFQDHKLINERTVFDNVALPLVIAGLHNHQEIARRVRAALDKVGLLGKEKQHPVTLSSGEQQRVGIARAVVNKPALLLADEPTGNLDPDLAAEVMGLFGQFNQVGVTVLIVSHNVDLITRFRSRILHLEKGGLVNQQV; from the coding sequence ATGATCCAATTCACCAATGTCACCAAGCGCTACCCCGGCGGCCATCAGGCCCTGAACAATGTCAGTTTCGAGCTAAAGTCTGGGGAGATGGCCTTTCTCACCGGGCACTCCGGGGCGGGCAAAAGCACCCTGCTCAAGCTCATCACCTGTATCGAGCGGCCCACCACTGGGCAGGTGATGGTCAACGGCAAGAATCTCGGCAAGCTGGGCCGCCGCCATGTCCCTGCGATACGGCGCCAGATCGGCATGATCTTCCAGGACCACAAGCTCATCAATGAGCGCACCGTGTTCGACAACGTGGCCCTGCCGCTGGTGATCGCCGGTCTGCACAACCACCAGGAAATCGCCCGCCGGGTGCGCGCTGCACTCGACAAAGTGGGGCTGCTGGGCAAGGAGAAACAACATCCGGTGACGCTCTCTAGCGGCGAGCAGCAACGCGTCGGCATCGCCCGCGCCGTCGTCAACAAACCGGCGCTGCTACTCGCCGACGAACCCACCGGCAACCTCGACCCCGATCTGGCGGCGGAGGTGATGGGGTTATTCGGGCAATTCAACCAGGTTGGCGTCACCGTACTGATCGTCAGCCATAACGTCGATCTCATCACCCGCTTCCGTTCACGTATTCTGCACCTGGAAAAGGGCGGTCTGGTGAATCAGCAAGTGTAG
- the ftsY gene encoding signal recognition particle-docking protein FtsY codes for MTENSMFGFLKKKGDDKIPPDTTTAPDVATPVEQSAGLFDRLKNRLTRTRQGLTEGLASLVLGKKQIDAEVLEDLETRLLSADVGVDATRKIIGDLTARVARKQLADADALFAALREDMLAILQPCGKPLVIPEDRKAPFVLLMVGINGAGKTTTIGKLAKRLQSQGHSVMLAAGDTFRAAAVEQLQVWGERNGIPVIAQKQGADPASVAYDALQAAKARGVDVLIADTAGRLHTQTNLMEELKKIKRVIAKLDPDAPHEVMLVVDAGIGQNALNQAQQFGQAVGLTGITLTKLDGTAKGGIIFAIAQKTGLPIRFIGVGEGIDDLREFDAAEFVDALLGDEGVARR; via the coding sequence TTGACCGAGAATAGCATGTTTGGTTTCCTGAAAAAAAAGGGCGACGATAAAATTCCGCCCGATACGACTACAGCCCCGGACGTTGCAACGCCTGTTGAGCAGTCCGCAGGACTATTCGATCGCCTGAAAAATCGCCTAACGCGCACCCGCCAGGGCCTGACTGAAGGCCTGGCCAGCTTGGTGCTGGGCAAAAAGCAGATCGACGCGGAGGTGCTGGAAGACCTCGAAACCCGGTTGCTGAGCGCGGATGTCGGCGTGGACGCCACGCGCAAGATCATCGGTGATCTGACAGCGCGGGTGGCGCGCAAACAGCTCGCCGACGCCGATGCCCTGTTTGCCGCGTTGCGCGAGGATATGCTGGCGATTTTGCAACCGTGCGGCAAGCCCCTTGTGATTCCCGAGGACCGCAAAGCGCCCTTTGTGCTGCTCATGGTAGGGATTAACGGCGCGGGCAAGACCACCACCATCGGCAAACTCGCCAAGCGCCTCCAGAGCCAAGGGCATTCCGTCATGCTTGCTGCGGGCGACACCTTCCGCGCTGCGGCGGTGGAGCAGTTGCAGGTCTGGGGCGAGCGCAACGGTATCCCGGTGATCGCCCAGAAACAGGGCGCCGACCCCGCCTCGGTGGCTTACGACGCCCTCCAGGCCGCCAAGGCGCGCGGCGTGGACGTGCTGATCGCCGACACGGCGGGCCGGCTGCACACCCAGACCAACCTCATGGAAGAACTGAAAAAGATCAAACGCGTCATCGCCAAACTCGACCCCGACGCCCCGCATGAGGTGATGCTGGTGGTTGACGCAGGCATAGGCCAGAATGCGCTCAACCAGGCCCAGCAATTCGGCCAGGCGGTAGGCCTGACCGGCATCACCCTTACCAAGCTGGACGGCACCGCCAAGGGCGGCATCATCTTCGCCATCGCGCAAAAAACGGGCCTGCCGATCCGCTTTATCGGCGTCGGTGAAGGCATCGACGATCTGCGCGAATTCGATGCTGCGGAATTTGTTGACGCGCTGCTGGGGGACGAAGGGGTGGCAAGAAGATAA
- a CDS encoding CusA/CzcA family heavy metal efflux RND transporter has protein sequence MLSRLIQFALTQRLLMMLVVALLVGGGTLAFKNLPIDAFPDVSSTQVKIIIKAPGMTPEEVEARITAPIEVEMLGIPNQTMLRSVTKYALTDVTVDFADGTDIYWARQQVTERLNSVRGDLPPGISGGIAPLTTPLGEMFMFTIEGGGLSLMERRSLLDWVIRPALRTVPGVADVNVLGGLARAFEVAPDNVRMTARGVTLQMLQQALEMNNRNDGAGRINDGEEALLVRAEGRIKTLDDARAIVVKNDRGVPVRVADVAEVRIGALTRYGAVTRNGQGEAVEGLVLGLRGANARQVVAGVRAKLDEIKPSLPPGVSLQVFYDRGHLVERAVTTVAEALLEAIALVVILLVLFLGNLRAAVTVALALPLAALVTFILMSQFGMSANLMSLGGLAIAIGMLVDAAVVVVENSVAHLAHEQAARLPRLHVIYRSVREVAVPVTAGILIIITVFLPLLTLQGLEGKLFSPVALTIVFALSASLLLSLTVIPVIASYLLKSTGHGDPWLVRTIARLYTPLLDWSLSHTRTIVIVALVALALTAVVYTQIGKTFMPTMDEGDIIIGVEKLPSITLEQSAALDLKIQQEIMKRVPEVTGIVARVGSDEIGLDPMGLNQTDTFLVLKPREQWRMQSKEALIEELRKVMDGIPGLVYNFTQPIEMRVSEMIIGVRGDLAIKLFGTDIDTLNKKAEEIAIAVRSIKGSQDVYTTRNAGMQFLKIDIDRLAAGRLGLSVDELENTLRAQLEGNRVGTIHEGMRRTPLILRTGVDSPATFANLLITLPDGHNVPLATVAKLTRVEGPVKVDRQRAARMVIVIANVQGRDLVGFVEEARRMVAQRVPLPSGYHLEWGGQFENQQRAATRLSIVVPVAIGLIFLLLFSTFGSVRQSILVLSNIPFAMIGGVFALWLSGEYLSVPASVGFIALLGIAVLNGVVLVSYFNQLRAQGMALAQVVVEGAKRRLRPVMMTASITAFGLAPLLFATGPGSEIQRPLAIVVIGGLITSTLLTLVLLPILYRRFGEPR, from the coding sequence ATGTTGTCACGCCTGATCCAATTCGCACTGACCCAGCGCCTGCTGATGATGCTGGTGGTGGCTCTGCTGGTGGGCGGCGGGACGCTGGCCTTCAAAAACCTGCCCATCGACGCCTTCCCGGACGTGTCGTCCACCCAGGTCAAGATCATCATCAAAGCCCCCGGCATGACGCCCGAGGAAGTGGAGGCGCGTATCACCGCGCCCATCGAGGTGGAGATGCTGGGCATTCCCAACCAGACCATGCTGCGCTCCGTGACCAAATACGCGCTCACCGATGTCACCGTAGACTTCGCTGACGGCACGGACATCTATTGGGCACGCCAGCAAGTGACCGAGCGTCTCAACAGTGTGCGCGGCGATCTGCCGCCCGGCATCAGCGGCGGCATAGCGCCGTTGACCACACCGCTGGGCGAGATGTTCATGTTCACCATCGAGGGCGGCGGCCTGTCATTGATGGAGCGGCGCAGCCTGCTCGACTGGGTGATACGCCCGGCGTTGCGTACCGTGCCGGGCGTGGCCGATGTGAACGTACTGGGCGGGCTGGCGCGCGCCTTCGAGGTGGCGCCGGACAACGTGCGCATGACTGCACGCGGCGTTACCCTGCAAATGCTGCAACAGGCGCTGGAGATGAACAACCGCAACGACGGCGCGGGACGCATAAATGACGGCGAAGAGGCATTGCTGGTGCGTGCCGAGGGCCGCATCAAAACCCTCGACGACGCGCGCGCCATCGTGGTCAAAAACGACCGTGGCGTGCCGGTGCGCGTTGCGGATGTCGCCGAGGTGCGCATCGGCGCGCTTACGCGCTATGGCGCGGTGACGCGCAACGGCCAGGGCGAGGCGGTGGAGGGGCTGGTGTTGGGGCTGCGTGGTGCCAACGCCCGGCAGGTGGTGGCGGGGGTGCGCGCCAAGCTCGACGAGATCAAGCCCAGCCTGCCGCCAGGCGTCAGCCTCCAGGTCTTTTATGATCGCGGTCACCTGGTGGAACGCGCCGTCACTACTGTAGCGGAAGCGCTGCTTGAGGCCATCGCGCTGGTGGTGATCCTGCTGGTGCTGTTTCTCGGCAACCTGCGCGCCGCTGTGACGGTGGCCCTCGCGCTGCCCCTGGCCGCGCTGGTCACGTTTATCCTGATGAGCCAGTTCGGCATGTCCGCCAATCTGATGAGCCTGGGTGGACTGGCGATTGCCATCGGCATGCTGGTCGATGCTGCGGTGGTAGTGGTGGAAAACAGCGTCGCGCATCTCGCCCACGAACAGGCCGCGCGCCTGCCGCGCCTGCACGTGATCTACCGCTCGGTGCGCGAGGTCGCGGTGCCGGTTACCGCCGGCATCCTGATCATCATCACCGTGTTCCTGCCGTTGCTCACCCTGCAAGGGCTGGAGGGAAAGCTGTTCAGCCCGGTGGCGCTCACCATCGTGTTCGCGCTGAGCGCCTCGTTGCTGCTGTCGCTCACCGTGATCCCGGTAATTGCCTCGTACCTGCTCAAGAGCACGGGGCACGGCGACCCCTGGCTGGTGCGAACCATTGCCCGGCTATATACGCCACTGCTCGATTGGTCCCTGTCTCATACGCGCACCATTGTCATCGTGGCGCTGGTCGCATTGGCGCTCACCGCAGTGGTTTATACCCAAATCGGCAAGACTTTCATGCCCACCATGGATGAAGGCGACATTATCATCGGCGTGGAAAAACTGCCGTCGATCACGCTCGAACAATCCGCCGCCCTCGACCTCAAGATCCAGCAGGAGATCATGAAGCGTGTGCCGGAGGTGACCGGCATTGTTGCGCGAGTGGGATCGGACGAGATAGGACTCGACCCGATGGGCCTCAATCAGACGGATACCTTTCTCGTGCTCAAACCGCGTGAGCAGTGGCGGATGCAGAGCAAGGAGGCGCTAATTGAGGAGCTGCGCAAAGTAATGGATGGCATTCCTGGCCTGGTCTACAACTTCACCCAGCCTATCGAGATGCGCGTCTCGGAGATGATTATCGGCGTGCGCGGCGACTTGGCCATCAAGCTGTTCGGCACCGACATTGATACACTCAACAAAAAGGCCGAAGAAATCGCCATCGCGGTACGATCCATCAAAGGCAGCCAGGATGTCTACACCACCCGCAATGCAGGCATGCAGTTTCTCAAAATCGACATTGACCGCTTGGCGGCGGGCCGCCTCGGCCTCTCCGTCGACGAGCTGGAAAACACGCTACGCGCCCAGCTTGAAGGCAACCGGGTAGGCACCATCCACGAGGGTATGCGTCGCACCCCACTGATTCTGCGCACTGGCGTGGATTCGCCCGCCACGTTCGCCAACCTGCTCATCACCTTGCCGGATGGTCACAATGTGCCGCTTGCCACCGTGGCAAAACTCACGCGCGTGGAAGGCCCGGTGAAGGTGGATCGCCAGCGCGCCGCGCGTATGGTCATAGTAATCGCCAACGTGCAGGGCCGTGATCTGGTGGGCTTTGTCGAGGAGGCGCGGCGCATGGTCGCGCAACGGGTGCCATTGCCCAGCGGTTACCATCTGGAATGGGGCGGTCAATTCGAAAATCAGCAACGCGCCGCTACGCGCCTGTCCATCGTGGTGCCAGTTGCAATAGGCCTGATTTTCCTGCTGCTGTTTTCCACGTTTGGTTCGGTGCGCCAGTCGATACTGGTGCTGTCCAACATCCCTTTCGCCATGATCGGCGGCGTGTTCGCCCTGTGGCTGTCTGGCGAATATCTCTCGGTGCCCGCCTCGGTGGGCTTTATCGCCCTGCTCGGCATCGCCGTGCTCAACGGCGTGGTGCTGGTGAGCTACTTCAACCAGTTGCGCGCCCAGGGCATGGCGCTGGCCCAAGTAGTGGTGGAAGGCGCCAAGCGCCGCCTGCGGCCAGTGATGATGACCGCTTCGATCACCGCCTTCGGCCTCGCGCCGCTGCTATTCGCCACTGGCCCCGGCTCGGAAATCCAGCGACCGCTGGCGATAGTCGTGATCGGCGGGCTGATCACATCCACCCTTCTTACGCTGGTATTGCTGCCGATTTTGTACCGGCGTTTCGGAGAGCCACGTTGA
- a CDS encoding TolC family protein, translating to MRLMPLRGAMSYAHIWGLVLWTCLTGYALAAPPAEDAIRVTVDPHLTLHDVTQRAFERYPRQQVIAPRGEQVDALRRQAGNPLAGPTALILRHQTDRIGSQDGLREWEGGIQMPLWLLGQKQARKAVADQAGVGLKALEGALRLEVAGQVRERLWDVALMENDLALAEQQWRAAQALEQDVRKRMAAGELARVDLLLAQDETLRRQAQYLRAHTELKHALHRYEMLTGIEALPAVRNEVPSTQTAVADDHPLLADGQSRVAQAVAETQLAREERRGNPLLTLGTRSERSTLRSAGNDSVGIALTLPLHSAAHAGPRLAASVVAQSEAQSVRDALKRELDLALDEAEHALALARAEFDLAVEQNRLAQENLRLMKKAFAIGEIDLVALLRVQTLTFAAERAEQQLGLQLQRDIARYNQAAGEIP from the coding sequence ATGCGATTGATGCCCTTGCGGGGTGCGATGTCGTATGCCCATATCTGGGGTCTGGTGCTTTGGACCTGCCTGACGGGCTATGCCCTGGCAGCACCTCCTGCCGAAGACGCCATCCGTGTGACGGTAGACCCGCATCTAACGCTACATGACGTGACGCAACGGGCCTTTGAGCGTTACCCGCGCCAGCAGGTGATTGCGCCGCGTGGCGAGCAGGTGGATGCGCTGCGCCGTCAGGCGGGCAACCCGCTGGCAGGTCCCACAGCGTTGATATTGCGTCACCAGACCGACCGGATCGGTAGCCAGGACGGGTTGCGCGAGTGGGAGGGCGGTATCCAGATGCCGCTGTGGCTGCTTGGACAGAAGCAGGCGAGAAAGGCGGTCGCCGATCAAGCAGGGGTGGGGCTAAAGGCATTGGAAGGTGCCCTGCGGCTGGAGGTAGCCGGGCAGGTGCGTGAGCGCCTGTGGGATGTGGCATTGATGGAAAATGATCTGGCGTTGGCGGAGCAGCAATGGCGCGCCGCGCAGGCGCTGGAGCAGGATGTGCGCAAGCGCATGGCGGCAGGCGAACTGGCCAGGGTCGATCTGCTGCTGGCGCAGGATGAAACGCTACGCCGCCAGGCGCAATACCTGCGTGCCCACACCGAACTCAAGCACGCGCTGCACCGTTATGAGATGTTGACAGGTATCGAAGCGTTGCCCGCAGTGCGCAACGAAGTCCCGTCAACGCAAACTGCCGTTGCCGACGACCACCCCCTGCTTGCCGATGGTCAAAGCCGCGTGGCGCAGGCCGTCGCCGAGACACAACTGGCCAGGGAGGAGCGGCGCGGCAATCCCCTGCTTACCCTGGGCACCCGGAGTGAGCGGTCAACGCTCAGAAGCGCGGGTAACGACAGCGTCGGCATCGCCCTAACCCTGCCGCTGCACAGCGCGGCCCATGCCGGCCCCCGGCTGGCCGCCTCGGTGGTAGCTCAATCCGAAGCACAGAGTGTGCGCGATGCGCTCAAGCGCGAGCTGGATCTGGCATTGGATGAAGCAGAGCACGCCCTGGCGCTGGCGCGCGCCGAGTTCGATCTGGCCGTCGAGCAAAACCGTCTGGCACAGGAAAACCTGCGCCTGATGAAAAAGGCTTTTGCCATCGGCGAGATTGATCTGGTGGCTCTGCTGCGCGTACAGACCCTGACGTTTGCCGCAGAACGCGCCGAACAGCAGCTTGGACTGCAATTACAAAGAGATATCGCACGCTATAACCAGGCCGCTGGAGAAATACCATGA
- a CDS encoding efflux RND transporter periplasmic adaptor subunit, which yields MKKINILRAVMAACLLAITGASPAAQAADDIHFTPAQLKTLGIVVAPLEPAPVVLSSRFPARVVIPPAQERVVSASQSGLVEALLAAVGDKVSKGQPLATLRSTEIVTEQGSYLQALTQVRLAKSELTRDEQLFKDGIIAERRYLTTKSRHEELASALNEHRQTLRLAGMDEAALRRLEQTRALSGTLTITAPIAGIVLEQKVVAGQRVDRLEALYRMARLDTLWLELRVPQERVNGLAIGQGVEVPTASASGRLIMIGRDMDPENQTVLLRAEITRGTDSLRPGQFIEAQLVASVAGQRYSVPVTAVARSAKQSVIFVQTAQGFRALPVQIVSEQNGRSVIAGELRGDERIAVRGVAAVKGAWMGLGGSGGHE from the coding sequence ATGAAAAAAATAAACATTTTGCGGGCCGTAATGGCGGCCTGTTTGCTGGCCATTACAGGGGCCTCCCCTGCGGCGCAGGCCGCTGACGATATCCATTTCACTCCTGCTCAACTCAAGACGCTGGGCATCGTGGTTGCGCCGCTGGAACCGGCGCCGGTGGTATTGAGCAGCCGCTTCCCGGCGCGCGTGGTGATTCCGCCTGCACAGGAACGCGTGGTCAGCGCCTCCCAAAGCGGGCTGGTGGAGGCGCTGCTGGCCGCAGTGGGTGACAAGGTAAGCAAGGGACAACCCCTGGCCACCCTCCGCAGTACAGAGATTGTCACAGAACAAGGCAGCTATCTCCAGGCGTTGACCCAGGTGAGGCTGGCCAAGTCCGAGTTGACGCGCGACGAGCAGTTGTTCAAGGACGGCATCATCGCCGAGCGCCGTTACCTGACCACCAAAAGCCGCCACGAGGAGTTGGCGTCGGCGCTCAATGAGCACCGTCAAACCTTGCGCCTGGCAGGGATGGATGAAGCCGCGTTACGCCGCTTGGAGCAGACGCGGGCGCTGAGCGGTACGCTCACCATAACAGCGCCCATTGCCGGGATCGTGCTGGAGCAAAAGGTGGTGGCCGGGCAGCGCGTGGACCGCCTCGAAGCGCTCTACCGCATGGCACGGCTGGACACGCTGTGGTTGGAGCTGCGCGTGCCGCAGGAGCGGGTAAATGGCCTGGCAATCGGGCAGGGCGTGGAGGTGCCAACCGCATCGGCATCGGGCCGTCTGATCATGATCGGGCGTGACATGGACCCCGAAAACCAGACCGTGCTGCTGCGCGCCGAGATCACGCGTGGCACGGATAGTCTGCGGCCGGGCCAGTTCATCGAGGCGCAACTGGTGGCCTCGGTGGCGGGGCAGCGTTATAGCGTACCTGTCACTGCCGTGGCGCGTAGCGCGAAGCAGAGTGTGATTTTCGTTCAGACCGCACAGGGCTTCCGCGCCCTGCCAGTACAAATCGTCAGCGAACAGAATGGCCGTAGCGTGATCGCGGGCGAGCTGCGTGGCGATGAGCGCATCGCGGTGCGCGGTGTGGCGGCGGTGAAAGGCGCGTGGATGGGATTGGGCGGTAGCGGAGGGCATGAGTGA
- a CDS encoding DUF3240 family protein: protein MNECLLVIIATPTIEDALVDWLLTREGMNGFTSLKIDGHGTGHQCLSIAEQVTGRSRKLMFQCHLPIEVARDIIEGLKRDFAGSGLHYWMVPVLEAGRLE, encoded by the coding sequence ATGAATGAATGTCTGCTTGTGATTATCGCCACTCCGACAATCGAAGACGCGCTGGTGGACTGGCTACTTACCCGTGAGGGAATGAATGGTTTCACAAGCCTGAAGATAGACGGCCACGGCACCGGACACCAGTGTCTGAGCATAGCTGAACAGGTCACAGGCCGGAGCCGAAAACTGATGTTTCAATGTCACCTCCCCATCGAGGTGGCGCGGGACATAATCGAAGGGCTTAAACGTGACTTCGCCGGTAGCGGCTTGCACTACTGGATGGTGCCGGTGCTGGAGGCGGGACGGTTGGAGTGA